In Mycobacterium gallinarum, a single window of DNA contains:
- a CDS encoding NAD(P)H-dependent flavin oxidoreductase, whose translation MRTELCDRFGIEYPIFVFTPSEKVAAAVSKAGGLGVLGCVRFNDADDLENVLCWMDENTDGKPYGVDIVMPAKVPQEGTAADIGNLIPQSHRDFIDKTLADLGVPPLPEDEERSAGVLGWLHSVARSHVEVALKHPIKLIANALGSPPKDVIDQVHAAGVPVAALAGSAKHAQRHAENGVDIVVAQGHEAGGHTGEIGSMVLWPEIVDALDGKTPVLAAGGIGTGRQVAAALALGAQGVWMGSAFLTSAEYDLGHRKPSGVSTIQEALLRATSSDTVRRRIYTGKPARLLKSRWTDAWDAPDAPEPLPMPLQNILVSEAHQRMNESDNPDTVAMPVGQIVGRMNEIRPVADIIAELVSGFDEASKRLDGIRGN comes from the coding sequence ATGCGTACCGAGCTGTGTGACCGCTTCGGCATCGAATATCCGATATTCGTCTTCACGCCGTCGGAGAAGGTCGCCGCCGCGGTCAGCAAGGCCGGCGGTCTCGGCGTGCTCGGCTGCGTGCGGTTCAACGACGCCGACGATCTCGAGAACGTGCTGTGCTGGATGGACGAGAACACCGACGGTAAGCCGTACGGTGTCGACATCGTGATGCCGGCCAAAGTCCCGCAGGAGGGCACGGCCGCCGATATCGGCAATCTCATCCCGCAGAGCCACCGTGACTTCATCGACAAGACGCTCGCCGATCTCGGCGTTCCGCCGTTGCCCGAGGATGAGGAGCGCAGCGCGGGTGTGCTCGGCTGGCTGCACTCGGTGGCCCGCTCGCACGTCGAGGTGGCGCTCAAGCACCCGATCAAGTTGATCGCCAACGCCCTCGGCTCACCGCCGAAGGACGTGATCGATCAGGTGCACGCGGCCGGGGTGCCGGTGGCGGCCCTGGCCGGTAGCGCCAAGCACGCGCAGCGTCATGCCGAGAATGGGGTCGACATCGTCGTGGCGCAGGGTCACGAGGCGGGTGGACACACCGGCGAGATCGGCTCGATGGTGCTGTGGCCGGAAATCGTTGATGCGCTTGACGGTAAGACCCCGGTGCTGGCGGCAGGCGGTATCGGCACCGGGCGGCAGGTCGCCGCGGCCCTCGCACTGGGCGCCCAGGGAGTGTGGATGGGTTCGGCGTTCCTGACATCGGCCGAGTACGACCTGGGCCATCGCAAGCCGTCCGGTGTGTCGACGATCCAGGAGGCCCTGCTGCGGGCCACCTCGAGCGATACCGTGCGCCGCCGCATCTACACCGGTAAGCCCGCGCGCCTGCTGAAGTCGCGCTGGACCGACGCCTGGGATGCGCCCGATGCACCCGAGCCATTGCCGATGCCGCTGCAGAACATCCTCGTCAGCGAGGCCCATCAGCGGATGAACGAATCGGACAATCCCGACACCGTCGCGATGCCCGTCGGCCAGATCGTCGGACGGATGAACGAGATCCGGCCGGTCGCCGACATCATCGCCGAGTTGGTATCCGGTTTCGACGAGGCCTCGAAGCGACTGGACGGCATCCGCGGCAACTAG
- a CDS encoding acyl-CoA synthetase, with protein sequence MSGNVTRSSLCAVALNIADLAEHAIDAVPDRVALISGDVQLTYAELEEKANRLAHYLLDQGVKKDDKVGLYCRNRIEIVIAMLGIVKAGAILVNVNFRYVEGELKYLFDNSDMVALVHERRYADRVANVLPETPAVKTILSIEDGSDDDYQRYGGVEFYSALEQGSPERDFGERSADDIYLLYTGGTTGFPKGVMWRHEDIYRVLFGGTDFATGEFVKDEYDLAKAAAENPPMIRYPIPPMIHGATQSATWMSIFSGQTTVLAPEFDADEVWQTIEKHKVNLLFFTGDAMARPLLDALTKLHDGGREPDLSSLFLLASTAALFSTSIKEKFLELLPNRVITDSIGSSETGFGGTSIVAKGQSHTGGPRVTIDHRTVVLDEDGNEVKPGSGVRGMIAKKGNIPVGYYKDEKKTAETFKTFNGVRYAIPGDYAEVDADGSVTMLGRGSQSINSGGEKIYPEEVEAALKGHPDVFDALVVGVPDERYGNCVAAVIHRREGTNPTLAELDAFVRNEIAGYKVPRKVWWVDEIHRTPAGKPDYRWAKDTTEERPADDAHVKHAGSTS encoded by the coding sequence TTGTCTGGAAATGTAACACGTTCTAGTTTATGTGCTGTGGCCCTGAACATTGCCGATCTTGCCGAGCACGCCATCGATGCCGTGCCAGACCGTGTCGCCCTCATTTCCGGTGACGTACAGCTGACCTACGCCGAATTGGAGGAGAAGGCCAACCGTTTGGCCCACTACCTCCTCGACCAGGGCGTGAAGAAGGACGACAAGGTCGGGCTGTACTGCCGCAATCGCATCGAGATCGTCATCGCGATGCTGGGCATCGTCAAGGCGGGCGCGATTCTGGTCAACGTCAACTTCCGCTACGTCGAGGGCGAGCTGAAGTACCTGTTCGACAACTCGGACATGGTCGCGCTGGTGCACGAGCGCCGCTACGCCGACCGCGTCGCCAACGTGCTGCCCGAGACACCCGCCGTCAAGACCATCCTTTCGATCGAGGACGGCAGCGACGACGACTATCAGCGTTACGGCGGTGTCGAGTTCTACTCGGCGCTGGAGCAGGGCTCGCCCGAGCGCGACTTCGGTGAGCGCAGCGCCGACGACATCTACCTGCTCTACACCGGCGGCACGACCGGCTTCCCCAAGGGCGTGATGTGGCGCCACGAGGACATCTACCGAGTGCTGTTCGGCGGCACCGATTTTGCGACCGGCGAGTTCGTCAAGGATGAGTACGACCTGGCCAAGGCCGCCGCGGAGAACCCGCCGATGATCCGCTACCCGATCCCGCCGATGATCCACGGCGCCACCCAGTCGGCCACCTGGATGTCGATCTTCTCGGGTCAAACCACCGTGCTCGCACCGGAGTTCGACGCCGACGAGGTGTGGCAGACCATCGAAAAGCACAAGGTGAACCTGCTGTTCTTCACCGGCGACGCGATGGCTCGTCCGCTGCTGGACGCGTTGACCAAACTGCACGACGGGGGCCGCGAGCCCGACCTGTCTTCACTGTTCCTGCTCGCCAGCACGGCGGCGCTGTTCTCGACGAGCATCAAGGAGAAGTTCCTCGAGCTGCTCCCCAACCGGGTGATCACCGACTCGATCGGTTCCTCGGAAACCGGCTTCGGCGGCACCAGCATCGTGGCAAAGGGCCAGTCGCACACCGGCGGACCGCGCGTGACGATCGACCATCGCACCGTCGTTCTGGACGAGGACGGCAACGAGGTCAAGCCGGGCTCCGGCGTGCGCGGAATGATCGCCAAGAAGGGCAACATCCCGGTCGGTTACTACAAGGACGAGAAGAAGACTGCCGAGACGTTCAAGACGTTCAACGGTGTGCGCTATGCGATTCCGGGTGACTACGCCGAGGTCGACGCGGACGGCTCCGTGACGATGCTCGGCCGCGGTTCGCAGTCCATCAACAGTGGCGGCGAAAAGATCTACCCCGAAGAGGTCGAGGCCGCACTCAAGGGCCACCCGGACGTCTTCGACGCGCTGGTGGTCGGGGTGCCCGACGAGCGGTACGGCAACTGTGTGGCCGCCGTCATCCATCGCCGCGAAGGCACCAACCCCACGCTGGCGGAACTCGACGCGTTCGTCCGCAATGAGATCGCGGGTTACAAAGTGCCGCGCAAGGTTTGGTGGGTCGACGAAATCCACCGCACACCGGCGGGCAAGCCCGACTACCGGTGGGCCAAGGACACCACCGAGGAGCGGCCCGCCGACGACGCACACGTCAAGCATGCGGGCAGCACCTCCTAG
- a CDS encoding crotonase/enoyl-CoA hydratase family protein codes for MSDEGKPENGPDALIEQRGHTLIVTMNRPEKRNALSTEMMSIMVDAWDRVDEDPEIRTCILTGAGGYFCAGMDLKKADQQSPGDSFKGGFDPTRIDALLKGRRLTKPLIAAVEGPAIAGGTEILQGTDIRVAGESAKFGVSEAKWSLYPMGGSAVRLVRQIPYTIACDILLTGRHLTAAEAKEIGLIGYVVPDGSALDKALEIAEVINNNGPLAVQAILKTIRETEGMHENDAFKPDTQNGIPVFLSEDSKEGPKAFLEKRKPVWKMK; via the coding sequence GTGAGCGACGAAGGAAAACCGGAAAATGGCCCCGATGCCCTCATTGAGCAGCGCGGACACACCTTGATCGTCACCATGAACCGGCCGGAGAAGCGCAATGCACTTTCCACCGAGATGATGTCGATCATGGTGGACGCGTGGGACCGCGTCGACGAAGATCCAGAGATACGCACCTGCATCCTCACCGGTGCCGGCGGCTATTTCTGCGCGGGCATGGACTTGAAGAAAGCCGATCAGCAGTCGCCCGGCGACAGTTTCAAGGGCGGCTTCGATCCGACGCGCATCGACGCACTGCTCAAGGGCCGTCGCTTGACCAAGCCGCTGATCGCGGCCGTCGAGGGCCCGGCCATCGCGGGCGGCACCGAGATCCTGCAGGGCACCGATATCCGGGTGGCGGGGGAGAGCGCCAAATTCGGCGTTTCGGAGGCGAAATGGAGCCTGTATCCGATGGGCGGCTCCGCGGTCCGACTGGTCCGGCAGATCCCCTACACGATTGCCTGCGACATCCTGCTGACCGGCCGCCACCTGACCGCCGCCGAGGCCAAAGAGATCGGTCTGATCGGCTATGTGGTGCCCGACGGCTCGGCACTGGACAAGGCGCTGGAGATCGCCGAGGTGATCAACAACAACGGTCCGCTCGCGGTTCAGGCGATCCTGAAGACCATTCGCGAGACCGAAGGCATGCACGAGAACGACGCCTTCAAGCCGGACACCCAGAACGGCATTCCGGTGTTCCTCTCCGAGGACTCCAAGGAGGGGCCGAAGGCGTTCCTCGAGAAGCGCAAGCCCGTTTGGAAGATGAAGTAG
- a CDS encoding cytochrome P450, which produces MAAPTVSTKPDVDLADGGFYADRPASREAYKWMRANEPVFRDRNGLAAATTYEAVIDAERNPELFSNAGGIRPDQDALPMMIDMDDPEHLLRRKLVNAGFTRKRLKVQGDSISSLCDYLIDRVCERGECDFVKDIAAPLPMAVIGDMLGVLPEERELFLKWSDDMMEGLSSTVSEADMQVTLDAFMAYNEYTMNKIEQRRAEPTEDLISVLVHAEVDGQRLSNDDILQETLLILVGGDETTRHTISGGIEQLIRHPEQWELLQNNPDKIPLAIEEMLRWTSPLKNMARTITADTEFHGAQLRKGEKMLLMFESANFDEAQFGDPEKFNIQRDPNSHLAFGFGTHFCLGNQLARIELINMIGAVLKRLPDLQLASDAVLPLRPANFVSGLESMPVTFTPTKPVG; this is translated from the coding sequence ATGGCGGCGCCGACAGTATCCACGAAGCCGGACGTGGACCTTGCCGATGGCGGGTTCTATGCCGACCGGCCTGCATCCCGCGAGGCGTACAAGTGGATGCGGGCCAACGAGCCGGTGTTCCGGGACCGCAACGGATTGGCCGCGGCCACAACGTACGAGGCCGTGATCGACGCGGAGCGAAACCCCGAGTTGTTCTCGAACGCCGGCGGTATCCGTCCCGATCAAGACGCGCTGCCGATGATGATCGACATGGACGATCCGGAACATCTGTTGCGCCGCAAGCTCGTCAATGCGGGCTTCACGCGGAAGCGGTTGAAGGTTCAAGGCGATTCGATCAGCTCGCTGTGTGACTATCTCATCGATCGGGTCTGCGAGCGGGGTGAGTGCGACTTCGTCAAAGACATTGCCGCGCCGCTGCCGATGGCGGTGATCGGCGACATGCTCGGCGTGCTGCCCGAAGAGCGAGAGCTGTTCCTCAAGTGGTCTGACGACATGATGGAAGGCCTGAGTTCCACTGTGTCCGAGGCCGATATGCAGGTCACCTTGGATGCCTTCATGGCTTACAACGAGTACACCATGAACAAGATCGAACAGCGTCGAGCGGAGCCGACCGAAGACCTGATAAGCGTGCTGGTGCACGCGGAGGTCGACGGTCAGCGGTTATCCAACGACGACATCCTGCAAGAGACCCTGCTGATCCTCGTGGGCGGCGACGAGACCACACGCCACACGATCTCCGGTGGAATCGAACAGCTCATCCGCCACCCCGAGCAGTGGGAGCTGTTGCAGAACAACCCCGACAAGATCCCCCTCGCGATCGAGGAGATGCTGCGCTGGACCTCACCGTTGAAGAACATGGCGCGCACGATCACCGCCGACACCGAGTTTCATGGAGCACAGCTGCGCAAGGGCGAGAAAATGCTGCTGATGTTCGAGTCGGCGAACTTCGACGAGGCCCAGTTCGGCGACCCCGAGAAATTCAACATTCAGCGAGATCCGAACAGCCATTTGGCATTCGGCTTCGGCACGCACTTCTGTCTGGGTAATCAGTTGGCCCGAATCGAGCTCATCAACATGATCGGCGCGGTCCTGAAGCGGCTGCCCGATCTCCAGTTGGCGTCCGACGCCGTGCTGCCGTTGCGGCCAGCTAACTTCGTCAGCGGCCTCGAGTCGATGCCGGTGACGTTCACCCCGACGAAGCCCGTGGGCTAG
- a CDS encoding acetoacetate decarboxylase family protein — MSQHTIAGTVLTMPVEVRKATQHMAMFSVDADAAQAMIDYSGLQVCRYRPNRAMAVLMLMRYIDTDLGEYYEYGTNIMVNPPGSDAKGLRALQSAGAFVHHLPVDQPFTLEAGCKIWGYPKVMADFTIRDGHTYSFDVTIDGQFAVGMDFKPGLPMPSAFTSKPQEQPTYSYRDGVRRRTLGTMTMTDARYRPGGATVRLGEHPYAKELASLGFPKRAMVSGSAGNVAMSFADAQEV; from the coding sequence ATGAGCCAGCACACCATCGCGGGCACCGTGCTCACCATGCCGGTCGAGGTCCGCAAAGCGACTCAGCACATGGCGATGTTCTCGGTGGACGCCGACGCTGCCCAGGCGATGATTGACTACAGCGGTCTGCAGGTCTGCAGATACCGGCCGAACCGCGCGATGGCCGTGCTGATGCTGATGCGCTACATCGACACTGATCTCGGCGAGTACTACGAGTACGGCACCAACATCATGGTGAACCCACCGGGATCGGATGCGAAGGGACTGCGCGCCCTGCAATCGGCGGGGGCGTTCGTCCACCACCTGCCCGTCGACCAGCCGTTCACCCTCGAGGCCGGGTGCAAGATCTGGGGCTACCCGAAGGTGATGGCCGACTTCACGATTCGCGACGGCCACACGTATTCGTTCGACGTGACGATCGACGGCCAATTCGCCGTCGGGATGGACTTCAAGCCCGGCCTACCGATGCCGTCGGCTTTCACGTCCAAGCCGCAGGAGCAGCCAACTTACTCATACCGGGACGGCGTCCGCCGCCGGACCCTCGGAACGATGACGATGACCGACGCGCGCTACCGGCCCGGCGGTGCGACCGTGCGTCTCGGCGAACATCCCTACGCCAAAGAACTCGCCTCGCTAGGCTTCCCGAAACGCGCGATGGTCTCCGGTTCGGCAGGCAACGTGGCGATGTCGTTCGCAGACGCGCAGGAGGTTTGA
- a CDS encoding LLM class F420-dependent oxidoreductase: protein MKLGLQLGYWGAQPPENHAELVAAAEEAGFDTVFTAEAWGSDAYTPLAWWGRETTKMRLGTSVIQLSARTPTACAMAALTLDHLSGGRHILGLGVSGPQVVEGWYGAKFPKPLARTREYIDILRQVWAREAPVHSDGPHYPLPLTGEGTTGLGKNLKPITHPLRADIPVMLGAEGPKNVALAAEICDGWLPIFYSPRIAGMYNEWLDEGFARPGARRTRETFEICATAQVVVTDDRAEIMELMKPHLALYMGGMGAEDTNFHADVYRRMGYAEVVDDVTKLFRSDRKDEAAKIIPDELVDDSAIVGDLAYVQEQIKAWEAAGVTMMVVGARSPEQIRDLAALV, encoded by the coding sequence ATGAAGCTGGGTTTGCAGTTGGGTTATTGGGGCGCGCAGCCACCGGAGAACCATGCCGAACTCGTGGCCGCGGCCGAGGAGGCCGGCTTCGACACCGTCTTCACCGCCGAGGCGTGGGGTTCGGACGCATACACGCCGTTGGCCTGGTGGGGGCGCGAAACCACGAAGATGCGGCTCGGCACGTCGGTCATCCAGCTGTCGGCGCGGACGCCGACGGCGTGCGCGATGGCCGCGCTGACGCTCGACCACCTCTCCGGTGGTCGGCACATCCTCGGTCTCGGGGTGTCGGGGCCGCAGGTGGTCGAGGGTTGGTACGGCGCCAAGTTCCCCAAGCCGCTGGCCCGCACCCGCGAGTACATCGACATCTTGCGCCAGGTCTGGGCCCGCGAGGCGCCGGTGCACAGCGACGGCCCGCACTATCCGCTGCCGCTGACCGGCGAGGGCACCACCGGGCTCGGCAAGAACCTGAAGCCGATCACCCACCCGCTGCGCGCCGACATCCCGGTGATGCTGGGCGCCGAGGGACCGAAGAACGTCGCGTTGGCCGCCGAGATCTGTGACGGCTGGCTGCCCATCTTCTACTCGCCGCGGATCGCCGGCATGTACAACGAGTGGCTCGACGAGGGTTTCGCGCGTCCCGGCGCGCGGCGCACCCGCGAGACGTTCGAGATCTGCGCGACCGCACAGGTCGTCGTCACCGACGATCGCGCCGAGATCATGGAGTTGATGAAGCCCCACCTGGCGCTCTACATGGGCGGGATGGGCGCCGAGGACACCAACTTCCACGCCGACGTCTACCGCCGTATGGGGTACGCCGAGGTGGTCGACGACGTCACCAAGCTGTTCCGTTCCGATCGCAAGGACGAGGCGGCGAAGATCATCCCGGACGAGCTCGTCGACGATTCGGCGATCGTGGGTGATCTCGCCTACGTGCAGGAACAGATCAAGGCGTGGGAGGCCGCAGGCGTGACGATGATGGTGGTCGGTGCGCGCTCACCCGAACAGATCCGGGATCTCGCTGCACTCGTCTAG
- a CDS encoding Zn-ribbon domain-containing OB-fold protein, with the protein MTTGQSSPVQIDKHERPLSAPLKLSFDYTRSVGPLLSQFFTALRERRIVGVRGSDGRVHVPPAEYDPVTYEPLTEVVPVSSVGTVMSWTWQSTPLEGQPLDKPFAWALIKLDGADTPLLHAVDAGSSDAISTGTRVHAHWIDEPVGAITDIAYFLPGEDTEPEGKPDDREPVKIQVSPSMIEIQHTASLPESRFLRALEEGKLLAARTKKGRGDKPGPVYFPPKEADPATGLELDEFLELDDKGTVTTFAIINIPFPGQRIKPPYVAAYVLLDGADIPFLHLVTEIDPADVRMGMRVQAVWKPREQWGLGIDNIDYFRPTGEPDADYDSYKHHL; encoded by the coding sequence GTGACCACAGGCCAAAGCAGCCCGGTGCAGATCGACAAGCATGAGCGGCCTCTCTCGGCTCCGCTGAAGCTCTCATTCGACTACACCCGTTCAGTCGGACCACTCCTATCCCAGTTCTTCACCGCCCTGCGAGAGCGACGGATCGTCGGCGTACGCGGTTCGGACGGGCGGGTGCACGTGCCGCCCGCTGAGTATGACCCCGTGACGTACGAGCCCCTGACCGAGGTCGTACCGGTGAGCAGCGTCGGAACGGTCATGTCGTGGACCTGGCAGTCGACGCCGCTGGAGGGCCAGCCGCTCGACAAGCCGTTCGCGTGGGCGCTGATCAAGCTCGACGGCGCCGACACCCCGCTGCTGCACGCGGTGGACGCCGGGTCATCGGACGCGATCAGCACCGGCACCAGGGTGCATGCGCACTGGATCGACGAACCGGTCGGCGCGATCACCGACATCGCCTACTTTCTGCCCGGCGAAGACACGGAACCCGAAGGCAAGCCCGACGATCGCGAACCGGTCAAGATCCAGGTGTCGCCGTCGATGATCGAGATCCAGCACACCGCCTCGCTGCCCGAGAGCAGGTTCCTGCGTGCGCTCGAGGAAGGCAAGCTGCTCGCGGCGCGGACCAAGAAGGGACGCGGCGATAAGCCAGGCCCCGTGTACTTCCCGCCGAAGGAGGCCGATCCGGCCACCGGCCTGGAACTCGACGAGTTCCTCGAACTCGACGACAAGGGCACCGTCACCACCTTCGCCATCATCAACATCCCGTTTCCCGGACAGCGCATCAAGCCGCCCTACGTCGCGGCGTACGTGCTTCTCGACGGCGCCGACATCCCGTTCCTGCATCTGGTCACCGAGATCGACCCGGCGGACGTCCGGATGGGCATGCGGGTGCAGGCCGTGTGGAAGCCTCGCGAGCAGTGGGGCCTGGGCATCGACAACATCGACTACTTCCGGCCGACGGGTGAGCCCGACGCGGACTACGACTCCTACAAGCACCACCTGTAA
- a CDS encoding thiolase domain-containing protein produces MTGSNDVAVVGFAHAPHVRRTDGTTNGVEMLMPCFGKLYDELGLQQTDIGFWCSGSSDYLAGRAFSFISAIDSIGAVPPINESHVEMDAAWALYEAYIKLLTGQVETALVYGFGKSSAGTLRRVLALQTDPYTVAPLWPDSVSMAGLQARAGLDAGKWTAEQMAQVALDSYAAGGRTDKEEVTGSVDELLSRPFFADPLRRHDIAPITDGASAIVLAAGDKARELRQNPAWITGIEHRIETPILGARDLTTSPSTAASAKTATGGDAGSIEVAEIYAPFTHQQLILKEAIGLTDKTKINPSGGPLAANPMFSAGLERIGFAAQHIFDGSAQRVLAHATSGPALQQNLVAVLEGKN; encoded by the coding sequence ATGACTGGTTCGAATGATGTAGCAGTGGTGGGCTTTGCACACGCACCCCACGTCCGCCGCACCGACGGCACCACCAACGGCGTCGAGATGTTGATGCCGTGCTTCGGCAAGCTGTACGACGAGCTGGGCCTGCAGCAGACCGACATCGGCTTCTGGTGCTCGGGCTCCTCGGATTACCTTGCCGGCCGGGCCTTCTCGTTCATCTCGGCGATCGACTCGATCGGTGCGGTTCCACCGATCAACGAAAGCCACGTCGAAATGGACGCAGCGTGGGCGCTGTACGAGGCCTACATCAAGCTGCTCACCGGTCAGGTCGAAACCGCATTGGTCTACGGGTTCGGTAAGTCATCAGCGGGCACGCTGCGACGCGTTCTGGCATTGCAGACCGATCCCTACACCGTCGCGCCACTGTGGCCGGACTCGGTGTCGATGGCCGGTCTGCAGGCCCGGGCAGGCCTGGACGCCGGCAAATGGACCGCCGAGCAGATGGCTCAGGTGGCGCTGGATTCCTACGCCGCGGGCGGACGTACCGACAAAGAAGAGGTCACCGGAAGCGTCGACGAGTTGCTGTCCCGGCCGTTCTTCGCCGATCCACTGCGCCGCCATGACATCGCCCCGATCACCGACGGCGCGTCGGCGATCGTCCTCGCCGCCGGCGACAAAGCACGGGAACTTCGTCAAAACCCGGCCTGGATAACGGGTATCGAGCACCGCATCGAGACGCCGATCCTCGGTGCGCGCGATCTGACCACCTCGCCGTCGACCGCGGCGTCGGCCAAGACTGCGACCGGCGGGGATGCGGGTTCGATCGAGGTGGCGGAGATCTACGCACCGTTCACCCATCAACAGCTGATCCTGAAGGAAGCCATCGGGCTGACGGACAAGACGAAGATCAATCCCTCAGGTGGCCCCCTCGCGGCCAACCCGATGTTCTCGGCCGGTCTGGAGCGCATCGGCTTCGCGGCACAGCACATCTTCGACGGCTCCGCGCAGCGGGTGCTGGCCCACGCGACCAGTGGCCCTGCGCTGCAACAGAATCTGGTTGCCGTTCTGGAAGGGAAGAACTAG
- a CDS encoding thiolase domain-containing protein, which translates to MAGPSQKHLAAVLGTGQTKYVAKRHDVSMNGLVREAIDRALEDSGSTFDDIDAVVVGKAPDFFEGVMMPELFMADATGATNKPLIRVHTAGSVGGSTAIVAASLVQSGKYKRVLTMAWEKQSESNAMWALSIPVPFTKPVGAGAGGYFAPHIRAYIRRSGAPSHIGAIVAVKDRRNGAKNPLAHLHQPDITVEKVMESPMLWDPIRYDETCPSSDGAAAMVIGNEEAAEAHIANGHPVAWIHATSLRTEPLAYAGRDQVNPQASRDAAAALWKAAGIKSPIDEIDAAEVYVPFSWYEPMWLESLGFAKEGEGWKLTEAGETEITGRIPLNASGGVLSSNPIGASGMIRFAESAIQVMGKGGDHQVPGARKALGHAYGGGAQYYSMWVVGADKP; encoded by the coding sequence ATGGCGGGTCCATCCCAAAAGCACCTGGCAGCGGTGCTCGGCACCGGGCAGACGAAGTACGTCGCCAAGCGCCACGACGTGTCGATGAACGGTCTGGTTCGCGAGGCCATCGACCGGGCGCTCGAGGACTCGGGCTCGACGTTCGACGACATCGACGCCGTGGTGGTCGGCAAGGCGCCCGACTTCTTCGAGGGCGTGATGATGCCGGAGCTGTTCATGGCCGACGCCACCGGCGCCACGAACAAGCCACTGATCCGCGTGCACACGGCCGGCTCGGTGGGTGGCTCGACCGCGATCGTCGCCGCCAGCCTCGTGCAGTCCGGCAAGTACAAGCGCGTGCTGACGATGGCGTGGGAGAAGCAGTCCGAGTCGAACGCCATGTGGGCGTTGAGCATTCCGGTGCCGTTCACCAAGCCGGTCGGTGCGGGCGCCGGTGGCTACTTCGCGCCGCACATCCGCGCCTACATCCGTCGCTCGGGTGCACCGAGCCACATCGGCGCGATCGTCGCGGTCAAGGATCGGCGCAACGGCGCCAAGAACCCGTTGGCTCATCTGCACCAGCCCGACATCACCGTCGAGAAGGTGATGGAGTCCCCGATGCTGTGGGACCCGATCCGCTACGACGAGACCTGTCCCTCGTCCGACGGCGCTGCGGCCATGGTGATCGGCAACGAGGAAGCAGCAGAAGCGCATATCGCCAACGGTCACCCGGTCGCCTGGATTCATGCCACGTCGCTGCGCACCGAACCGCTTGCCTACGCGGGTCGCGACCAGGTCAACCCGCAGGCCAGCCGGGACGCCGCGGCCGCCCTGTGGAAAGCAGCGGGCATCAAGAGCCCGATCGATGAAATCGACGCCGCCGAGGTCTACGTGCCGTTCTCCTGGTACGAGCCGATGTGGCTGGAGAGCCTCGGCTTCGCCAAGGAAGGCGAGGGGTGGAAGCTCACCGAGGCGGGCGAAACCGAGATCACCGGCCGCATTCCGCTCAATGCCTCCGGCGGTGTGCTGTCGTCGAATCCGATCGGCGCCTCCGGAATGATCCGGTTCGCCGAGTCGGCGATCCAGGTGATGGGCAAGGGCGGCGATCATCAGGTCCCGGGCGCTCGCAAAGCGCTGGGCCACGCGTACGGCGGTGGCGCACAGTATTACTCGATGTGGGTCGTGGGAGCTGACAAACCGTGA
- a CDS encoding TIGR03619 family F420-dependent LLM class oxidoreductase: MQYTISIAFSPLDQLIEIAKTAEELGFDNIALPDSIFYFEEQSVDYPYTADGKRMFDENSPWVDPLILAGALGAVTSKLRFYTNVMKLGSRNPLLLARQVGSVANLTNNRFGFGVGIGWAPEEFEWCGVPYAKRGKRVDEMIDVIKLVLAGGMVEHHGEFYDFDRLQMSPAPSEPVPFYVGGHTDVALKRAVRIGDGWTSAMMTCDQLAETIGKIKKLLAESGRADDPFEYQAVCIDKFGVDGHRDLAAAGVTDYIGIPWVFEGLAFDAPVEQKKDAMKRFADTYIHSGWQD; encoded by the coding sequence ATGCAGTACACCATCAGCATCGCGTTCAGCCCACTCGACCAGCTGATCGAAATCGCCAAAACGGCTGAAGAACTCGGCTTCGACAACATCGCGCTGCCGGACTCGATCTTCTATTTCGAGGAGCAGTCCGTCGACTATCCCTACACTGCCGACGGCAAGCGGATGTTCGATGAGAACTCACCCTGGGTCGATCCGTTGATCCTCGCGGGTGCATTGGGTGCGGTGACGTCGAAGCTGCGCTTCTACACCAACGTGATGAAGCTCGGTTCGCGGAATCCGCTGCTGCTGGCCCGACAGGTCGGGTCGGTGGCGAACCTCACCAACAACCGATTCGGCTTCGGCGTCGGGATCGGCTGGGCTCCCGAGGAATTCGAGTGGTGCGGGGTGCCCTACGCGAAGCGCGGCAAACGCGTCGACGAGATGATCGACGTCATCAAGCTGGTGCTCGCCGGCGGCATGGTCGAACACCACGGCGAGTTCTACGACTTCGACCGGCTGCAGATGAGCCCGGCACCGTCGGAGCCGGTGCCGTTCTACGTCGGCGGGCACACTGATGTCGCGCTCAAACGCGCCGTCCGCATCGGTGACGGATGGACCAGCGCGATGATGACCTGCGACCAGCTAGCCGAGACGATCGGCAAGATCAAGAAGCTGCTGGCCGAGAGCGGGCGTGCCGACGACCCGTTCGAATACCAGGCCGTGTGTATCGACAAGTTCGGTGTCGACGGCCACCGCGACCTCGCCGCGGCGGGTGTCACCGACTACATCGGGATTCCGTGGGTGTTCGAGGGCCTCGCCTTCGACGCACCGGTGGAGCAGAAGAAGGACGCGATGAAGCGCTTCGCCGATACCTACATCCACTCTGGCTGGCAGGACTGA